The sequence below is a genomic window from Streptomyces sudanensis.
TGTTCCGGGGGCTGCAGAGGATCGGTCGCAGTCTGCAACTGCCGATCGCCGTGCTCCCCGCGGCGGGCATCCTGCTGCGCCTGGGCCAGGACGACGTGTTCGGCGGGGACGGCCTGGGCTGGGACAGGGTGGCGAAGGTGTGCGCCACCGCCGGCGACGCCGTCTTCGCCAACCTGCCGCTGCTGTTCTGCGTCGGCATCGCCATCGGCTTCGCGAGGAAGGCCGACGGCTCGACCGCGCTCGCCGCGCTCGTCGGCTTCCTCGTCTACCAGAACGTCCTGACGGCCTTCCCCCTCACCGAGGCGGAGGTCCGGGCCGGCGCCGACACCGCCGCCACGTACAACGACCCCAAGGTCCTCGGCGGCATCGTCATGGGCCTGGCGGCGGCCGTCACCTGGCAGCGCTTCCACCGTACGAAGCTGCCCGACTGGCTCGGCTTCTTCAACGGCCGCCGCCTCGTGCCGATCCTGATGGCCTTCGTCGGTACCGTCGCCGGCGTCTTCTTCGGTCTGGTGTGGGAGCCCGTCGGGGAGGTCGTCACCGCCTTCGGCGAGTGGCTGACCGGTCTGGGGGCCCTCGGCGCGGGTCTCTTCGGCGCGATCAACCGCGCCCTGCTGCCGGTCGGCATGCACCAGTTCGTCAACACGGTCGCCTGGCAGGAGATCGGTTCCTTCACCGATCCCTCGGGGGCCGTCTGGCACGGCGACCTGCCGCGCTTCTTCCACGGCGATTCCACCGCCGGGCAGTTCATGGCGGGCTTCTTCCCGATCATGATGTTCGCCCTGCCAGCCGCGGCGCTGGCGATCACCCACTGCGCCCGCCCCGGGCGCCGCAAGGCCGTCGGCGGCCTGATGGCGTCGCTCGCGCTGACCTCGTTCGTCACCGGCATCACCGAGCCGATCGAGTTCGCGTTCCTGTTCGTCGCGCCGGCGCTGTACGCGGTCCACGCGCTGCTGACCGCCGTGTCGATGGGGCTGACCTGGTCGCTGGGCGTGCGCCACGGCTTCGGTTTCTCCGCGGGCGCCATCGACTACTTCCTGAACTGGGGGCTCGCCACCAGGCCGTGGACGATCGTCCCGATCGGGCTGGCGTTCGGCGCGGTGTACTACGCGGTGTTCCGCTTCGCGATCACCCGGTTCGACCTGCCGACGCCGGGTCGGGAACCCGAGGAGGAGGCCGGGGACACGGCCGGGGCGTGAGCCGCGCCGGCCGCACCGCCCCGGCGCCGGCGAGGCGGGGAGGGTTCCNTTANNNGATGATATTCTTCGGTTACTATCTCGGTGTTCGNNNGTTCCGGGCGAGGCGGGTTCCGGGCGGGGAGGGTTGCGGGCGGCCCGGGAGCGCGTTCCGCGCGTACGCCGCCGGAGCCGTCGTGCGCCCGCCGGGGCCGCCGCGGACGTCGCCGCCCGGGCGCGCCCGCCGTGCGGTGCCGCCGGCCGTACGCGCGCCGCCGGCCGTATACGCGCTGCCGGCTACAGCTCGTACACCGCGCCCGACCGGGCCAGCTCCGCGGGGCCGTCGTAGACCTCGCGCGCGTCGGCCAGGTTGCGCTCGCCGTCCGTCCACGGCGGGATGTGCGTCAGGACGAGCCGCCTCGCGCGGGCCCTGGCCGCGTGGACGCCCGCCTCCCGGCCGTTCAGGTGCAGCTCGGGGACGTCCTCCTTGCCGTGGGTGAAGGACGCCTCGCACAGGAACAGGTCCGTGTCGGCCGCCAGCTCGTCGAGCGCGTCGCACACGCCCGTGTCGCCGGAGTAGGCGAGGGACCTGCCGCCGTGTTCGATCCGGATGCCGAACGCCTCCACCGGGTGGCACACCCGCTCCGTCCGCACCCGGAACGGGCCGAGGTCGAACGAGCCGGGTTCGAGCGTGCGGAAGTCGAACACCTCGCTCATCGCCGTGGCGGACGGCATGTCGGCGTAGGCCGCGGCCAGCCGCTGCTCGGCGCCGTCGGGCGCGTACACCGGGAGGGCGTCGCACGTGCCGTCGTGCCGGTAGAACCGCGCCACGAAGTAGGCGCACATGTCGATGCAGTGGTCGGCGTGGAGGTGGGACAGGAAGACGGCGTCGAGGTCGTAGAGACCGCAGTGGCGCTGCAGCTCGCCCAGGGCGCCGTTGCCCATGTCGAGGAGCAGCCGGAAGCCGTCGGCCTCTACGAGGTAGCTCGAACAGGCCGATTCCGCGGACGGGAACGACCCGGAACAGCCGACGACGGTGAGCTTCATGGAGCGTGAACCTCCGTGGACGGGAGCGGGGAAGCGCTGGCGGGGAGGTCGTGCGGTCCGACGAGCGTACGGCTCGGGGCGGCGGGGTGCTCCTCCGCGGCGGCCCGTTGTGGGGGAACTCACCCGCCCTGTCACCGGTTCGGATGGACCCGCGGGGAGGGGGTCGCGGAGACGGGGCGACTGTGGTGGGGCGGTTGTGGCGGGGCGTCCGCGCGGGGACGGCTGTGACGGGGCCCGTGTGGTGGNNNNNNNNNNNNNNNNNNNNNNNNNNNNNNNNNNNNNNNNNNNNNNNNNNNNNNNNNNNNNNNNNNNNNNNNNNNNNNNNNGCCCAGGGCGGCGGGTCGCGGGGGCGGGGGAGAGACGGTACGGCCGGACGGGGTCAGCGCCCGGAGCGGCGGTCGCGGGGCCCGTGGGGTGGGCGGCCGCCGCGCGGCCGGGTGCCGCGGCCCCGGGGCTGCGCGNCCGGGCGCGCNNNCCCGGCGGGAAGCCCTGCGCGCCGGCGGCCGGGCNCCCCGCGGGGACGGACCGGGCTTCCCGCGGGGGGCGCACCGGGTTTCCCGCGGGCCGGGCTTCCCGCCGGGGCGGGCGGCGGTCAGGCCCAGAGCTGGCCCTGGAGGGCCTCGATCGCCGCTTCCGTCGTCGGCGCCGTGTAGACGCCCGTGGAGAGGTACTTCCAGCCGCCGTCGGCGACGATGAAGACGATGTCCGCGGCCTCGCCCGCCTTCACGGCCTTCCGGCCGACACCGATCGCCGCGTGCAGGGCCGCCCCCGTCGACACGCCCGCGAAGATGCCCTCCCGCTGGAGGAGCTCCCGGGTGCGGGCCACCGCGTCGGCCGAGCCGACGGAGAAGCGGGTGGTGAGGACGGAGGCGTCGTACAGCTCGGGGACGAAGCCCTCGTCGAGGTTGCGCAGTCCGTACACCAGGTCGTCGTAGCGGGGCTCCGCGGCGACGATCCGCACGCCGGGCCGGTGCTCGCGCAGGTAGCGGCCGACGCCCATGAGGGTGCCCGTGGTGCCGAGCCCGGCGACGAAGTGGGTGATCGACGGGAGGTCGGCGAGGATCTCCGGGCCGGTCGTCTCGTAGTGCGCGGCGGCGTTGTCCGGGTTCCCGTACTGGTAGAGCATCACCCAGTCGGGGTTCTGCGCGGCCAGCTCCCCGGCGACCCGTACGGCGGTGTTGGAGCCGCCGGCCGCGGGCGAGGAGACGATCTCGGCGCCCCACATGGCGAGCAGGTCGCGCCGCTCCCGGGAGGTGTTCTCGGGCATCACGCAGACGATGCGGTAGCCCTTGAGGCGGGCCGCCATCGCGAGCGAGATGCCCGTGTTGCCGCTGGTGGGCTCCAGGATGGTGCAGCCGGGCCTGAGGCGGCCGTCCTTCTCCGCCCGCTCGATCATGTGGAGGGCGGGGCGGTCCTTGACGGAGCCGGTCGGGTTGCGGTCCTCCAGCTTCGCCCAGATCCGCACGTCCTCCGAGGGGGACAGGTGCGGCAGCCGGACGAGCGGGGTGTTCCCGACCGCGGCCAGGGGGCTGTCGTAGCGCATCAGCGCATTCCGCCGGCGACCGCCGGGAGGATCGTGACGCTGTCGCCGTCCGAGAGCCTGGTGGAGATGCCGTCGAGGAAGCGCACGTCCTCGTCGTTCAGGTACACGTTCACGAAGCGGCGGAGCTCTCCGTCCTCCACGATGCGGTTCCGGATGCCCGCGTGGCGGGTCTCGAGGTCGGTGAAGAGCTCGGCGAGGGTCTCGCCGTCGCCCTCGACGGCCTTGGCGCCGCCGGTGTAGGTGCGGAGGATGGTCGGGATGCGGACCTCGATGGCCATGGGTGGACTCCTGTGAGGGGTGGGAACTGCCGGGGTGCGGGCACGGCGCGTCTCTTCCCGGGCACCCGGGGGGCCGGTCGCGGGGCGCGTGCGTGCGGAGGGCGGGCCGTGCGGCCGTGCGCGGGGGCCGTCGCTCAGGCGGCGGCGCGGGGACACATGGCGCTGGCGAGGCGGCACAGGTCGACGTGCAGCCGCGCGACGAGCAGGGCGGGGCCTGGCGTCTTTTCGCTCACGTCGAGGAGAACCATGCGGTCATCGTATCGATTCCCGGCCGTCCGATCGGAGGGTGATCCCGCATCCCGGACGAAGTCCGCTCGGCATGCGGACTCCTCCCTCTGAGTCGCAGGTCGGCGCGGTCCTGCGGCTCTCAGTAGGCCTCGACGACCCGGACCTCTTCTTCGGTGATCTCGCCGTCCACGATGCGGAAGGACCGGAACTGGAAGGGCCCGGCGTCGTCGGCGTCCGCCGTGGAGACCAGGACGTAGTGCGCGTGCGGCTCGTTGGCGTACGAGACGTCGGTGCGGGAGGGATAGGCCTCGGTGGCCGTGTGCGAGTGGTAGACGACGACCGGCTCCTCGTCGCGGTCGTCCATCTCCCGATAGAGTTTCAGCAGGTCACCCGAGTCGAATTCGTAGAACGTCGGCGAGCGGGCGGCGTTGAGCATCGGGATGAAGCGCTCGGGGCGCCCGGAGCCGGCCGGTCCCGCGACCACGCCGCAGGCCTCGTCCGGGTGGTCCGCGCGGGCGTGCGCGACGATCTGGTCGTACAGGGCCCGTGTGATGGTCAGCATGCGCATCAGGATAAGCGGACGGGTCGTCTGTACCGAGGGGTGGTACGGACCCGTCCACATCTCGGACAGTCTTGCCGGGGCCCGGGCCGCCGGGGCCCTGGTGCAGGAGCCCGAAGCCTGGGGCGCCGGGACGCGGGGGGCCGGGGCCCGTGATGCAGGAACCCGAAGCCCGGGGCGCCGGGACACGGGGTGCCGGGGCCTGGAGCCCGGGATGCCGGCCGGGGGCCCGGGGACCCCGCGTACGCCGAAGGGGCGCCCGGGAGGAATCCGGGCGCCCCTCGGAGGGAGGCGGCCCCGTCGAAGGGGCGTGCGGTCCGGTCAGTCGCGCGGGGAGCCGGCCGGGTCCAGCGGCTTGCCGGGCGCGGTGCGCGCGGCGACCTGCGGGGCGCGGGACTTCAGCACGGCCCAGCCGACGGCCAGGCAGACGGCCCAGACCGCGCCGACGTACAGCGAGACGCGGCTGTCCGGGTGGACCGCGATCATGACGGTGACCACGAGCAGGAAGGCGACGGCGATCCAGCTGCAGATCGTGCCGCCGGGCGCCGGGAAGGACGAGGCGGGCAGCCGGCCGGCCACGACGGCGTGACGGTAGCGGATGTGGCTGATGAGGATCATGAGCCAGGTCCAGATGCCGGCCGCGGTGGCCACGGAGGTGACGTACGCGAAGGCCTTCTCCGGGACGACGTAGTTGAGGACCACGCCGATGCCCATCAGGGCGACGGAGACGGTGATGCCGATGGCCGGGGTCTTGGAGGAGCTGAGCCGGCCCAGCACCTTCGGCGCCTCGGAGTTGGCGGCCAGGTCGCGCAGCATGCGGCCGGTGGAGTACATGCCGGAGTTGCAGGACGACAGGGCGGCGGTGAGGACCACGAAGTTGACGATCGCGGCGCCCGCGGGGATGCCGATCTTGGCGAAGGCGGCCACGAAGGGGCTCACGCCGGGCTGGAACTCGGTCCACTTGACGACCATCAGGATGACGCTGAGGGCGCCGACGTAGAAGATGATGATCCGCCAGGGCAGGGTGTTGATGGCCTTGGGGAGGGTCTTCTCCGGGTTCTCGGACTCGCCCGCGGTGACGCCGACCAGCTCGACGGCGATGTAGGCGAACATGACGCCCTGCAGGGTCATGAGGCTGGAGCCGATGCCCTTGGGGAAGATGCCGTCGAAGGCCCAGAGGTTGGAGACGGCGGCGGTGTCACCGGCCTGGCTGAAGCCGAACGTGACGACGCCCAGGCCGATCACGATCATGCCGATGATCGCGGTGACCTTGATCATCGAGAACCAGAACTCGATCTCGCCGAAGATCTTCACCGAGATCAGGTTGGCGGCGTACAGCACCACCAGGAAGACCAGCGCGCTCACCCACTGCGGGATCTCCGGGAACCAGAAGTTCACGTAGATGGCCGCCGCGGTCAGCTCGGCCATGCCGGTGACGACCCACAGGAGCCAGTAGGTCCAGCCGGTCGCGAACCCGAAGAACGGGCCGAGGAACTCGCGGGCGTACTCCGCGAAGGAACCCGACACCGGGCGGTACAGGAGCAGCTCGCCGAGCGCCCGCATGATGAAGAAGACGATCACGCCGGCGAGGGCGTACATCAGGATGAGGCTGGGTCCGGCCTTGGCTATGTTCGCGCCCGCGCCCAGGAAGAGGCCGACGCCGATGGCGCCGCCGATGGCGATCATCTGGACCTGGCGGCTGCCGAGGCCGCGCTCGTATCCCTCCTCGGGCGTCCCGCCCGGGACGCCGTCGCCGGTGTTCTTGCCGACCTGCGTAGAGGTCATCGTGGTGCGCCCTTCCGCTCCGCTACCGGCCCGCTCCACGCTCGGCGCCGAGCCGGTTTCCATTCCCCCGGATACTGCTGGAGTTGTGTGCCGGCGATCGACCGGCGCAGCGCCCCTACGCGAACGTGAGTGTCGTCCGGCAGGTGGTCGTGATGGTGTACCACGGCGGAAAACCGCCTACTGTGACCCAGGTCACGGAACACATCGGGCAGGTTCCTACGGTCGGGAGAAAAGCCGCAGCGCGGTAATCGGATCGTTATTCGAATCGAAGGGGCTGTCAACCGGACAACTACTCCGAATGGCGTACCCGGTTCGGTGAAGGGCGTCCGTCCTCCCCGGCGTCCGCGGCGCGTTCGCGGACGCGTCTCGCCCGGCGGGGCACCCCGGAGTTCCGCCCCCGGCCGCCGGGCGCCGCCCCGTACGGACCGGGCCGCACCCCGACGCGGCGTCACCCGCCCGCCGGACGGCAGGAGTCCGGCAGCATCCCGCACGAACCGGGCAGGAGGACTCCGGACGGCACCCCGTGCGGGCCGAATGACGTTCCCCTACGGACCGAATAACGCCCCCTACGGGCCGAATGAGGCTCCCCTACGGGCCGGACGACGCCCCCTTACGGGCTTGGGCGGCACCGCCGTACGGGCCGCGCAGCACACCCCCCGTACGGGCCCTGCGCAGCACCGCCGTACGGGCCGGACGACGCCCCCGTGCAGGGCCGCGCAGCACCCCCGCGGGCGGATCCGCGCCCCGACGCGGCGTCACCCGGTCGGCCGGGCGGTACGGCCCGGGACCGTACGGCTCCGGGCAGCGCCCCTACGGGCGGGAACGGGGTCCCGGGTCCCGCGCGGGGAGGGCGCGCCCCGCGGGTGGCGGAACACGAGCGGCCCCGGGGCCTCGCCCGGAGGCCCCCGGGCGCGCGTGCCGCCGCCCGCGCGCCACGTCCGTACGGGCGTACGGGTGTACGGGCGTACGGGTGTACGGGCGGACCCCGGAGTGCGGGGGCGGGGGACGACGCGGGCGGGGCTCCGCGCTACGGCATCAGGGCCTCGACGAGGGTCTCCTGGAGGACGCCCAGCCACAGGTAGGCCATCACCATCGGCTTGCGCGGATCGGAGTCCGGCAGCCGGTACAGGGCGGTGTTCTCGACGTCGTCGGTCACCTCCAGCCGCGCCGCGATGGTGAGGCGGAGGTCGTTGAGCGCGCCGAGCCAGCGGCGGCCCTCCTCGGGGGAGAGCTCCAGCCGGCCGCCGCCGGCGGAGACCAGGCCGTCGAGGGCGCGGACGACGGCGAGGGCGTCCTCGCGCTTGCGGGTGCGCAGGTCGTTCTCGGTGAACCGGCGGAACTCGGCGGAGGCCGCGCGCGCCTGCTCGTCGCCGTCCCCGTAGGCGTCGGGGAAGAGGCGGGCCAGGGCCGGGTCGGACGGCTTCTCGCTGGGGCCCTCCCGGAAGAGCTCGGCGAGCGGGTCCTCGCCCCGGGCCGGCTCGTCGCCGGGGCCGATCAGTTCCAGCATCTGGACCGCGAGCGAACGCAGGATGGACACCTCGACCTCGTCCAGCGGGACGGCCGCGCCGCCGTCGGGCAGCGCCTCGAAGTGGCCGCTCATCAGCCGCGGTCCTGGGAGAGGGTCGCCCACAGCCCGTACCCGTGCATCGCCTGCACGTCGCGCTCCATCTCCTCACGGGTGCCGCTGGAGACCACGGCGCGGCCCTTGTGGTGGACGTCGAGCATCAGTTTGTGCGCCTTGTCCTTGGAGTAGCCGAAGTAGGTCTGGAAGACGTACGTCACGTAGCTCATGAGGTTGACCGGGTCGTTGTGGACGATCGTCACCCACGGCACGTCGGGTTCGGTGACGGCGCGGCCCTCTTCCGCCGGGGCCGTGCGTTCGATCTCTACGGGTGCGACACTCACTCCCCCAATGCTGCCACCGCCCGTGCGCCCTCGCACAAACGGGTACCCCGACTCCGCCCCGGGGCCCGCCGGCCGCCCCGCAAGGGGCCCCGGGGACCCCCGGACGAGAAATCGTCATTCTGACGAGTATTCGGGGTACGATCCTGACATGAACGCTGCGGACCTAGGGCTTCCGGTGGCAGTGCCGTCCACCGCGCTCTTCACCGACCAGTACGAGCTGACCATGCTCCAGGCGGCCCTGCGGGGCGGTACCGCCGACCGGCGATCGGTCTTCGAGGTCTTCACCCGGCGCCTCCCCGAGGGCCGCCGGTACGGGGTGGTGGCCGGCACCGGCCGCGTCCTGGACGCCGTGGAGAACTTCCGCTTCGACGACCGCGTGCTCGCCTTCCTGCGGGAGCGGGCCGTCGTCGACGAGCCGACCCTCGCCTGGCTGGCGGAGTACCGCTTCGGCGGCGACGTCTGGGGCTACCCCGAGGGCGAGGTGTACTTCCCCGGCTCCCCGATCCTGCGGGTCGAGGGCTCCTTCGCCGAGTGCGTGCTGCTGGAGACGGTGGTCCTGTCCATCCTCAACCACGACTCCGCCATCGCCGCCGCCGCGTCCCGGATGTCGACGGCGGCCGGCGGGCGCGGGCTGATCGAGATGGGCGCCCGGCGCACCCACGAGCTGGCCGCCGTCGCCGCGTCGCGCGCCGCGTACGTGGGCGGCTTCGACTCCACCTCCGACCTGGCCGCCGGCTTCCGGTACGGCATCCCGACCGTCGGCACGTCCGCGCACGCCTTCACGCTGCTGCACGACACCGAGCGGGACGCGTTCCGGGTGCAGGTGGAGGCGCTGGGGCGCGGCACGACGCTGCTGGTCGACACGTACGACGTGCGCGAGGCCGTACGGACCGCCGTGGAGGTGGCCGGGCCCGGGCTCGGCGCCGTGCGCATCGACTCCGGCGACCTGCTGCTGGTGGCCCACCGGGTGCGGCAGCAGCTGGACGAGCTGGGCGCCCGCGACACGCGGATCGTCGTCACCTCGGACCTGGACGAGTACGCCATCGCCTCGCTGGCCGCCGCGCCCGTGGACGCGTACGGCGTGGGCACCCGGCTGGTGACCGGCAGCGGGCACCCGACCGGTTCGATGGTCTACAAGCTGGTCGCCCGCGCCGACTCGGCCGATCCGGCCGCCCCCCTGCGGCCCGTCGCCAAGCGGTCCGTGGGCGGCAAGGCGTCGGTGGGCGGCCGCAAGTGGGCGGCCCGGCGGCTGGACGCCGAGGGGGTCGCCGAGGCGGAGGTCGTCGGCACCGGCCCGATACCGGAGGAGCTGGCCGGGCGGCAGTTGCAGCGGCTGCTGGTCGAGGGCGGGCGGGTCGTCGGCCGGGAGCCGCTGGAGGCGGCGCGGGAGCGGCACGTCGCCGCCCGCGCGGGGCTTCCCATGTCGGCGGTCCAGCTGTCGCCCGGCGAACCGGTGCTGCCCACCGAGTTCGTCGGCCCCGGTCCGGCCGCGGGGCGCTGAGGCACCGCCCCGGTCCTCCCGCCCCNNGGCCCCGCGCCCGGCCCGGGCGCGGGCGTCCNNCCGGGCCGGCGGGGTACCCGGCCCCCGGTCCCCCCGTCGCGAAGGGGAGGCCCCTAGGCTCGGGACGTCCCCTTCCCCGACCGTCACCGCTCCCCACGTAAGGAAAGTCCCCATGCACCGCGCATTGATCGTCGTCGACGTTCAGAACGACTTCTGCGAGGGCGGCAGCCTCGCGGTGGCGGGGGGCGCGGACGTCGCCGCCGCCATCACGGACCTGATCGGCGAGACCGCGGGGGTCGGCTACCGGCACGTCGTCGCGACCCGCGACCACCACGTCGACCCGGGCGGCCACTTCTCCGGCGACCCCGACTTCGTCCGCTCCTGGCCGCCGCACTGCGTGGCGGGCACCGAGGGCGTCGGGTTCCACCCGAACTTCGCGCCGGCCGTCGCCTCCGGCGCCGTCGAGGCCGTGTTCGACAAGGGCGCGTACGCCGCCGCGTACAGCGGTTTCGAGGGCAGCGACGAGAACGGCGTCGCCCTCGCGGACTGGCTGCGGGACCGCGGGGTGACGGAGGTCGACGTCGTGGGCATCGCGACCGACCACTGCGTGCGGGCCACCGCCCTGGACGCGGCCGCGGAGGGCTTCCGCACGCGCGTGCTGCTCGATCTCACGGCGGGCGTCTCCGGGGAGACCACCCGCGGGGCCCTGGATGAGCTGCGCGCGGCCGGGGTCGAACTGAGCGGCGAGCCGGTCGTCTGACCCGGTCCGCGCCGGGCGCCCCCGCCCCTTCCCCGCCGGGAGGCGCGGCCCGGAGGACGCGCCGGCCCGTCCGAAAGCGATCGGCCGCCGCCCGCGAAGGGCGACGGCCGATCATGCTGCGACCTGCGGTTTCCTAGGTCACTTGGTGGAGGGGCCCACCTGGACGGTGATCGTGCGGCCGTGGCGCGGCTGCTCGGTGATCGCGATCCGGGTGTTGGTGTCGGACACCTTCACACCGGCGCGCGGGTTGCTCTCGAACCAGTACACGCCCTTGCGGTCGTCGAAGACCGGGTTGCCCGGCAGGCCGCCGATCCGCTGCGGGACGTCCGCCTTGTGCAGCGTGAGCCGGTCGGTGCCGAAGCGGCTGAACGGGGCGTCGTGGGACTGGATGCGGTTGCGCATCAGCGTGCCGTCGGCCCAGGTCAGCGGCTTGGCGTGGGCGTCGATGGGAAGGACGAGGCCCTCACCGGGGTGGACGGCCGTGTTGTTGTCCTTCTGGGAGGTGTCCCACTTCCAGAGCAGCAGACCGGTCTGGTAGGCGTAGTGCTCCACCCAGCTGGCCTTGTCGCCCGAGAAGCCGAAGTTGTACGGGCCGACCTTCAGGGTCTTGTCGTAGGAGACGTACTGGCGGTTCTCCGCGATGTAGTACTGCGGGTACTCGTCGGTGATCGCCTCGCCGATGCGGGAGAAGCCCTTGGCCGTCCAGCCGGCGGCCTCGGTCTCGGCGTCGTCCGCGAAGAGCGGGGCGCCGTCGGCCGTCACGACGATGTTGTCCGCCGCGAAGCCCTTCTGGGCCACGCCGCCGTCCGTCTGGTAGCGGAAGCGGATGTCGATCTTCTTGCCGGCGTACGCGTCGAGCGGGTACTCGAGCTTCTTGAACGACCCGGAGACGTCGGTCAGGCCCGTGGCGCCGCCCGCGTCCTTGGCGATCGGCGTGCCGTCCGCGGTGCCGTCGAGGGCGGTCCACTGCGCGCCGCCGTCCGTGGAGACCTCGGCGTACAGGTAGTCGTACTCGGCCTCGATGTCCCACCAGCCGTCGAGCGACAGCTTGGCCGTGGACTTGCCCGTCAGGTCGACGGAGCGGGTGAGGGTGTTCTTGAGGTCGTCACCCATGTTGCTCCACCACTGGGTGGCGCCCTGGGCCGGCTTGACGATCGGGGTGGTGACCCTCTTCTTCGGCAGCTCGACAATGAGCGCCTGCGGGTCCTTGGTGTTGTACGCCGCGACGCCCAGCTTGTGCTCGGACTTCGTGGCGGCCTTGGCCTTCTCGTAGTCGAGCCAGCCCAGCTGCAGCTTGTCCCAGGCCGTCATGTCGCCCGGCATGTCGCCGATGGCGTCCTTGCCGGTGCCCAGCCAGGAACCGACCGACATCAGCGACCAGAAGCCGGTGGAGTTCTCGGCGCCCGCGCGGCCGGAGGTGTCGTACAGGTCGGGCAGGCCGAGGTCGTGGCCGTACTCGTGGGCGAAGACGCCGAGGCCGCCGTTCTCCGGCTGCATCGTGTAGTCGCCGACCCAGATGCCGGTGTTGCCGATCTGCGTACCGCCGGCCTTGTTGTTCGCCGGGCCGGTCCTGCCGGCGTCGGTGCCGTACGCGTACCAGCGGTGGGCCCACAGGGCGTCGGCGCCCTCCGCGCCGCCGCCCGCCGACTCGTCCTCGCCCGCGTGGACGATCTGGAAGTGGTCGATGTAGCCGTCGGCCTCGTTGAAGTTGCCGTCGCCGTCGAAGTCGTAGCGGTCCCACTGGTCGTACTCGGCCAGCATCGCCTTGATCTCGGCGTCGGACTTGCCCTTGGCCTTCTGGTCGGCGGACCACGCGGTCACACCGTCGCGGACGGCGTCCCAGACGTTGGAGCAGTTGCTCTGGCCGCAGTAGTTGGAGCCGTAGCGGGCCTCGTTGTACTCGACCTTGACCCAGTCCGAGACCGTGCCGTCGACCGAGTAGCGGCCGGACGAGGTGCGCTCGTAGTAGGTCTTCAGCGAGTGCTTCTCCTCGCCGTTCTCGTCCTTGCCGGTGCCGAAGTACAGGTCCTGGTAGTGGTCCCGGTCGTAGTCGGCCTGCCAGGCGGTGGAGTTGTCCTTCGTCCGGTCCGGCTCGGCTATGCGGTTGTGCAGCGGGCCGGGCGCGCCGCCGAACTTGGGCTTCAGCTCGTCGGTGTCGTCGTCCTTGCGGTCGACGAGGGTCTCGTTGTCGACCTTGTCGCCGAACTCGACGAGGATGGTGAAGATCTTGTCGGTCTTCTCCCGGCCGAGCTCGACGTACTTCTTGTCGTCGAGCTTGACGACCTTGGAGGCGCCGCGGCGCTCCACCTTGGACTCGCCGGAGAGGACCTGCTCCAGCGCCGCCTCGCGCTGCTTCTCCTGCTGCTCGCTGAACGGACCCTCGAGGTCGTGGTCGACGCCCGCGGCCTTCTCGTGGGCGTGGCCGTGGTCCGCGCCCGGCGCCGGGTCGTGGCGCTCGATGCCCGTCTCGGGGCGGTTGTCGGCGTGGGCCGCCGTGGTGAGGGCTCCGGCGGTGGCGGCGGTCGCGGCCAGGGCCACGAACACCGCGGACGTGCGGAACGCCCGTCGTCTGCTGGTCACTTGTTTGTTTCCTCCCCTGCGCACCGCCGACACGAACGGGGGGTTGAATAATCATTCGCGTGCGGTGTCGCGCCACAAGTGACGACATTCGACCGGACTTACGCAAAAAAAGACAGTCTTGACTTCCGGGTCCCGCATACCGTATGCGGACAGCCGATCCACATGCCGGACAGGGCTTTCGCCGCCGCGCGACGCGGCACCGCCCCGGCACCCCCGCGATCGGCCGCCGACCCGGNCCCCNNNCCCCCGTCAAGACTGCCGGCACACCAGTCGTTTGCGTGTCATATCCCCTTTTATTGGTTCCCTTGTGCCGGATTCCCTTGTGCCGGATTCCCCTGTGCCGGATTCCCTCGTGCCGGGTCCGGCCGCCCGGGTCCGGCCGCCCGGGTCTCCCCCGTGCGGGGCAGGGCAGGCCCGGGA
It includes:
- a CDS encoding PTS transporter subunit EIIC, which codes for MSTATAAAPPARKRGSGLFRGLQRIGRSLQLPIAVLPAAGILLRLGQDDVFGGDGLGWDRVAKVCATAGDAVFANLPLLFCVGIAIGFARKADGSTALAALVGFLVYQNVLTAFPLTEAEVRAGADTAATYNDPKVLGGIVMGLAAAVTWQRFHRTKLPDWLGFFNGRRLVPILMAFVGTVAGVFFGLVWEPVGEVVTAFGEWLTGLGALGAGLFGAINRALLPVGMHQFVNTVAWQEIGSFTDPSGAVWHGDLPRFFHGDSTAGQFMAGFFPIMMFALPAAALAITHCARPGRRKAVGGLMASLALTSFVTGITEPIEFAFLFVAPALYAVHALLTAVSMGLTWSLGVRHGFGFSAGAIDYFLNWGLATRPWTIVPIGLAFGAVYYAVFRFAITRFDLPTPGREPEEEAGDTAGA
- a CDS encoding MBL fold metallo-hydrolase; the encoded protein is MKLTVVGCSGSFPSAESACSSYLVEADGFRLLLDMGNGALGELQRHCGLYDLDAVFLSHLHADHCIDMCAYFVARFYRHDGTCDALPVYAPDGAEQRLAAAYADMPSATAMSEVFDFRTLEPGSFDLGPFRVRTERVCHPVEAFGIRIEHGGRSLAYSGDTGVCDALDELAADTDLFLCEASFTHGKEDVPELHLNGREAGVHAARARARRLVLTHIPPWTDGERNLADAREVYDGPAELARSGAVYEL
- a CDS encoding PLP-dependent cysteine synthase family protein, whose amino-acid sequence is MRYDSPLAAVGNTPLVRLPHLSPSEDVRIWAKLEDRNPTGSVKDRPALHMIERAEKDGRLRPGCTILEPTSGNTGISLAMAARLKGYRIVCVMPENTSRERRDLLAMWGAEIVSSPAAGGSNTAVRVAGELAAQNPDWVMLYQYGNPDNAAAHYETTGPEILADLPSITHFVAGLGTTGTLMGVGRYLREHRPGVRIVAAEPRYDDLVYGLRNLDEGFVPELYDASVLTTRFSVGSADAVARTRELLQREGIFAGVSTGAALHAAIGVGRKAVKAGEAADIVFIVADGGWKYLSTGVYTAPTTEAAIEALQGQLWA
- a CDS encoding MoaD/ThiS family protein, with the protein product MAIEVRIPTILRTYTGGAKAVEGDGETLAELFTDLETRHAGIRNRIVEDGELRRFVNVYLNDEDVRFLDGISTRLSDGDSVTILPAVAGGMR
- a CDS encoding putative leader peptide; this translates as MVLLDVSEKTPGPALLVARLHVDLCRLASAMCPRAAA
- a CDS encoding Mov34/MPN/PAD-1 family protein — translated: MLTITRALYDQIVAHARADHPDEACGVVAGPAGSGRPERFIPMLNAARSPTFYEFDSGDLLKLYREMDDRDEEPVVVYHSHTATEAYPSRTDVSYANEPHAHYVLVSTADADDAGPFQFRSFRIVDGEITEEEVRVVEAY
- a CDS encoding amino acid permease; the protein is MTSTQVGKNTGDGVPGGTPEEGYERGLGSRQVQMIAIGGAIGVGLFLGAGANIAKAGPSLILMYALAGVIVFFIMRALGELLLYRPVSGSFAEYAREFLGPFFGFATGWTYWLLWVVTGMAELTAAAIYVNFWFPEIPQWVSALVFLVVLYAANLISVKIFGEIEFWFSMIKVTAIIGMIVIGLGVVTFGFSQAGDTAAVSNLWAFDGIFPKGIGSSLMTLQGVMFAYIAVELVGVTAGESENPEKTLPKAINTLPWRIIIFYVGALSVILMVVKWTEFQPGVSPFVAAFAKIGIPAGAAIVNFVVLTAALSSCNSGMYSTGRMLRDLAANSEAPKVLGRLSSSKTPAIGITVSVALMGIGVVLNYVVPEKAFAYVTSVATAAGIWTWLMILISHIRYRHAVVAGRLPASSFPAPGGTICSWIAVAFLLVVTVMIAVHPDSRVSLYVGAVWAVCLAVGWAVLKSRAPQVAARTAPGKPLDPAGSPRD
- a CDS encoding DUF2017 domain-containing protein, which codes for MSGHFEALPDGGAAVPLDEVEVSILRSLAVQMLELIGPGDEPARGEDPLAELFREGPSEKPSDPALARLFPDAYGDGDEQARAASAEFRRFTENDLRTRKREDALAVVRALDGLVSAGGGRLELSPEEGRRWLGALNDLRLTIAARLEVTDDVENTALYRLPDSDPRKPMVMAYLWLGVLQETLVEALMP